In Epilithonimonas zeae, a single window of DNA contains:
- the aat gene encoding leucyl/phenylalanyl-tRNA--protein transferase: MLKLDPNDISFPNPEHYDSEDGLMAFGGDLRPERLWFAYQIGLFPWYNEGEEILWWCPDPRFILFPNEIKISKSMRKILRDKVFEFTENQCFEEVMRNCKTLERKGQDGTWINEELIESFVKLHNYGKAKSFEVWQNGELVGGFYGILVGNVLCGESMFSKVSNASKAGFIHFTTKYQNQWELIDCQIHSEHLESLGAKMIPKIDYLNILKQQKP, encoded by the coding sequence ATGCTTAAACTTGATCCTAACGATATTTCTTTTCCAAATCCTGAACATTATGATTCGGAGGATGGGTTGATGGCTTTCGGAGGCGATTTGAGACCAGAAAGACTTTGGTTTGCCTATCAAATTGGATTATTTCCTTGGTATAATGAGGGAGAAGAAATTCTTTGGTGGTGTCCAGATCCAAGATTTATTTTATTCCCAAATGAAATTAAAATCTCAAAATCGATGAGAAAAATTCTGCGAGATAAGGTTTTTGAGTTTACCGAAAACCAATGTTTCGAAGAAGTGATGAGAAATTGCAAAACTTTGGAAAGAAAAGGTCAGGATGGAACTTGGATTAATGAAGAACTTATCGAATCTTTTGTAAAACTTCACAATTATGGAAAAGCTAAAAGTTTTGAAGTCTGGCAAAACGGCGAATTGGTTGGTGGTTTTTATGGAATTTTAGTTGGTAACGTTCTCTGCGGCGAAAGTATGTTTTCCAAAGTTTCTAATGCTTCCAAAGCCGGCTTTATCCATTTCACAACCAAATATCAAAATCAATGGGAACTCATCGATTGCCAAATCCACTCTGAACATCTGGAAAGTCTGGGCGCAAAAATGATTCCGAAAATCGATTATTTAAACATCTTAAAACAACAAAAACCTTGA
- a CDS encoding DUF3127 domain-containing protein gives MELTGTIKKISDLQTFNSGFQKKELVLLTEEQYPQPINIEFLSEKVDLLNTYKVGDKVKVHINIRGREWTSPQGDVKYFNSITAWRMEKDGSSDFNEPTEATPSQNSPATENKNVFAEDEDDDLPF, from the coding sequence ATGGAATTAACAGGAACGATAAAGAAAATTTCTGATTTACAAACTTTTAACAGTGGATTTCAAAAGAAAGAATTGGTTCTTTTGACAGAAGAGCAGTATCCACAACCTATTAATATTGAATTTTTATCAGAAAAAGTTGACTTACTGAATACATATAAAGTAGGTGACAAAGTAAAAGTTCATATCAATATAAGAGGTAGAGAATGGACAAGCCCACAAGGTGATGTAAAATATTTTAACTCTATCACAGCTTGGAGAATGGAAAAAGATGGTTCCAGCGATTTTAACGAACCGACTGAAGCTACGCCTTCTCAAAATTCACCTGCAACAGAAAACAAAAATGTTTTTGCTGAGGATGAAGATGATGACTTGCCTTTCTAA
- a CDS encoding tetratricopeptide repeat protein, whose translation MLDKTNIGWDLERNIKNLKQIYGYAEKINYEKGKYRALMHMSNWYMLKRQYKTAIPIFENVESLPIENPDNYIYKIQALQDKASAYIELGFFDDARTAINKSLNESRNLKNDNKFLIIGRAYHLKATLCIELKKPEDSVLFYTKKSILYFQKIQKTALREGKLQSAYINISTSFFEAKKMDSALFYSYKVKSMKNLGLEAQSYLFQTIAQVHIEKKRVDSALFYYKKSETISKILEDPATLKVAYTTLSGLYEKLGNKDSSLLYSKKYSRLVDSIALLDKKGATAASQAIKKEVREENTETKQRLYIILLCIFVLLCVLIIFLWFFFKNYHKEKKERMKKDEILLEKDDELTKTKSIINDAFEEVTKLAKNNDPAFLGRFKEVYPAFCDEILKICPDMINSELEFCAYLKLNFSTKDIATYTFVTPKAVQNRKNRIRKKLNIPSDEDIYFWMNKVEKK comes from the coding sequence ATGCTTGATAAGACCAATATTGGATGGGATTTGGAAAGAAATATAAAAAACCTGAAGCAGATATATGGATATGCAGAAAAAATAAATTATGAGAAAGGAAAATATCGGGCACTCATGCATATGAGTAACTGGTATATGTTGAAAAGACAATATAAAACGGCAATTCCAATATTTGAAAATGTAGAATCTTTGCCTATTGAAAACCCTGACAATTATATATACAAAATCCAGGCATTACAAGATAAAGCTTCCGCTTATATTGAATTAGGATTTTTTGATGATGCCCGTACAGCCATTAATAAATCTTTGAACGAAAGCAGGAATTTGAAAAATGACAACAAGTTTCTCATAATAGGACGCGCTTATCATCTGAAAGCTACACTTTGTATAGAACTGAAAAAACCGGAAGATTCTGTTTTGTTTTATACAAAAAAATCAATACTATATTTTCAAAAAATTCAAAAAACTGCTTTAAGAGAAGGAAAACTACAAAGCGCGTATATCAATATCAGTACAAGCTTTTTTGAAGCGAAGAAAATGGATTCGGCTTTATTCTATTCCTATAAAGTGAAATCTATGAAGAATTTGGGGCTGGAAGCCCAATCTTATTTGTTTCAGACTATTGCCCAGGTTCATATAGAAAAAAAACGTGTGGACAGCGCCCTTTTTTATTACAAAAAATCCGAGACCATATCCAAGATATTAGAAGATCCGGCTACGTTGAAAGTAGCTTATACTACCTTGTCCGGACTGTATGAAAAATTGGGAAACAAAGACAGTTCATTATTATACAGTAAAAAATATTCTCGGTTAGTAGATAGCATTGCTTTGCTTGATAAAAAAGGGGCAACAGCTGCATCTCAGGCTATAAAAAAGGAAGTCCGGGAAGAAAATACAGAAACAAAACAGAGACTATATATCATATTGCTATGCATCTTTGTCTTATTATGCGTCCTTATAATCTTTCTTTGGTTTTTCTTCAAAAATTATCATAAGGAGAAAAAAGAAAGAATGAAAAAAGATGAGATACTTTTAGAAAAAGATGATGAGCTTACTAAAACAAAATCTATAATAAATGATGCTTTTGAGGAAGTAACAAAGCTTGCAAAAAATAATGACCCTGCTTTTTTAGGCAGGTTTAAAGAAGTATATCCTGCTTTTTGTGATGAAATTCTGAAGATATGCCCGGATATGATCAATTCCGAGCTTGAGTTTTGCGCTTATCTTAAACTCAATTTTTCTACCAAAGATATTGCAACCTATACTTTTGTAACACCAAAAGCAGTACAAAATAGGAAAAACAGAATCCGAAAAAAACTGAATATTCCTTCGGATGAAGACATCTATTTTTGGATGAATAAAGTTGAGAAAAAATAA
- a CDS encoding T9SS type A sorting domain-containing protein yields the protein MNKKFTQILTLSITALCFHVSAQVTNLGIAVHPDDVSNTGTVTGSIGNSYFMWTSENGFKNIGQVTNGVSLAGNASISSDGSKIALSITNPSTNLNEITLYDVATESPNYLGGIGASSGEHTSSAFNISSDGKTIVGLGWYNEGVGHPVKWTQETGVSDMGSTQEGKSARANALSADGTVIGGWQDMSDTGYRSFAVWKNGVQKLVTEETEYGTLPLNEVAAISDNGVWATGSSMLGYAIIWSETSGVIKIDHPDVSLETGFSGATTAINADGSIAVGYFRNIFVNPAPDSGEGFIWTPTTGRVELTAYAQSLGIDTQGITFSLPRAISPDGKYIVGWGRQNGVPIGFRLQLPDVNMAVTNADKEKVLIYPNPVKDILHIKGSNSISNIEIYDAAGKKINRVNDNRNNIDLSNLPKGAYILKGIFNNHPQSLKFIKN from the coding sequence ATGAACAAAAAATTTACACAAATTTTAACTTTGTCAATTACAGCATTATGCTTTCATGTCAGTGCACAGGTCACGAATCTTGGTATTGCAGTTCATCCTGATGATGTTTCCAATACAGGAACAGTAACCGGAAGTATAGGGAATAGCTATTTTATGTGGACTTCGGAAAACGGATTTAAAAATATAGGACAAGTCACTAACGGAGTTTCGCTTGCAGGTAATGCTTCTATTTCATCCGACGGTAGCAAAATCGCTCTCAGCATCACGAATCCTTCAACCAATCTTAATGAAATAACACTGTATGATGTTGCTACAGAAAGCCCTAATTATCTTGGAGGCATAGGAGCCAGTTCAGGAGAACATACCAGCAGTGCATTTAATATTTCATCAGATGGCAAAACCATAGTAGGGCTTGGGTGGTATAATGAGGGTGTAGGACATCCTGTTAAATGGACACAGGAGACAGGAGTTTCCGATATGGGTAGCACGCAAGAAGGAAAAAGTGCGAGAGCAAATGCCTTAAGTGCAGATGGAACTGTAATCGGAGGATGGCAAGATATGAGTGATACAGGTTACAGATCTTTTGCTGTGTGGAAAAATGGTGTTCAGAAACTAGTTACAGAAGAAACAGAATATGGAACTCTGCCCCTGAACGAAGTTGCAGCAATTTCTGATAATGGTGTATGGGCAACAGGAAGTAGTATGTTAGGATACGCTATCATATGGAGTGAGACGAGCGGTGTAATAAAAATTGACCATCCCGATGTCAGCTTGGAAACAGGCTTTTCAGGAGCAACAACTGCTATAAATGCAGATGGAAGCATAGCAGTGGGATATTTTCGTAACATCTTTGTAAACCCTGCACCTGATAGTGGCGAAGGCTTTATCTGGACTCCCACAACAGGGCGTGTAGAGCTTACGGCTTATGCGCAGAGTCTAGGAATCGATACACAAGGTATCACCTTTAGTCTACCGCGAGCAATCTCCCCTGATGGAAAGTATATTGTAGGATGGGGAAGACAGAACGGGGTTCCCATAGGATTCCGCCTTCAATTGCCTGATGTCAATATGGCTGTTACTAATGCAGATAAAGAGAAAGTCCTAATATATCCCAATCCGGTGAAAGACATTCTTCATATTAAAGGTAGCAACAGCATCTCCAATATAGAAATATATGATGCAGCAGGAAAAAAAATAAACAGGGTTAATGACAATAGAAATAATATTGATCTCAGCAATCTTCCAAAGGGAGCTTATATTTTAAAAGGAATATTTAATAATCATCCTCAAAGTCTTAAATTCATCAAAAACTAA